The segment GCTCGACATAGGGCGCGCCGAGGAAGATCCAGAGGAAGCAGGGCGTGAACGTGACCCAGGTCGCGAGCAGGCCGCCGAGCGTTGCGGCGAGCATCGGCGACAGTCCGCCCGGATCGCGATAGGCCGCCATGAAGCCCACGAACTGGAGCACCATGATCAGCGGGCCCGGCGTGGTCTCGGCCATGCCGAGGCCGTCGAGCATCTCCTGCGGCTTCAGCCAGTGATAATGCTCGACCGCCTGCTGGGCCACATAGGCGAGCACCGCATAGGCGCCGCCGAAGGTGACCAGCGCCATCTTCGAGAAGAACAGCGCGATCTGGCTGAACACGTTGGCCTGTCCGAGCCCCACGAGCAGCGCGATCACCGGCACCAGCCACAGTGCCAGCCACATTGCACCGACGCGGATCGCGCGTCCGGTATCGGGGCGGACGTGGTCGGGCACGGCCTCGCCCAGCATGCTGTCGATCGCGGCAGCGCCGCCGCTGGGGCCGTGGCCGGCCGGCGCGAATTCCGGACGGCCTTGCCTCGCGCCGACATAGCCGATCACGCCGGCGGCGATGATGATGATCGGGAAGGGGACGGCGAAGAAGAAGATCGCGACGAAGGCGATGGCGGCGAGCGCAATCATGATGCGGCTCTTCAGCGCGCGCTTGCCGACGCGTACCACGGCCTCGACGACGATGGCGAGCACGGCAGCCTTGAGCCCGAAGAACAACGCCTCGACGAAGCTGACATTGCCGAAGGCGGCATAGACGTAGCTCAGGCCCATGATCGCGATGATGCCGGGCAGGATGAACAGGCCGCCCGCCATCAGCCCGCCCGCGGTGCGGTGCATCAGCCAGCCGACATAGGTCGCAAGCTGCTGCGCCTCCGGCCCCGGCAGCAGCATGCAGTAATTCAGCGCATGCAAAAAGCGGCCTTCGGAGATCCAGTTCTTCTCCTCGACCAGGATGCGGTGCATCACCGCAATCTGGCCCGCGGGCCCGCCAAAGCTCAAGGACGCGACGCGGAGCCAGACGCGAAAGGCCTCGCCGAAGCTGATGCCGTGACCGGCATCAGCTCCTGCTTGAAGGTTGCGGGTATCCATTACGCCTTCACCTTGTTGGTCGGCCAATTGTGGGTCTCGGCGGTGGCGTCGCGGCACCAGCGGTAGAAGGCGTCATAGAGCAGCATGCCGGCCTCGAGCTGCTCGAGGTCGTCGTCATACATCCGCGACAGCCCGAGCGAGGCTGCGAGCAGGCCCGGAGCTTCCGGCGCGAGATCAGGCCGGGCGGTGTCGGCGCCGCGCACCAGCGTTGCAAGGCGCAGCAGTGCTGGCGTCGCGATCCCGAATTCCTCGATCATGACGTCGAAGGTGCAGAGCTCGCCGCGGTGGCTCCAGAACACGTTCTCGATGTCGAAGGGCGCGGCGTTGAAGCGCTCGCCGACGGCGACCACCTCGGACGGCGCCACATACAGAAACACCGCGTTGGGATCGACGAAGCGGCGGATCAGCCAGGGGCAGGCGATGCGGTCGATCTTCGGTCGGGCCCGCGTGACCCAGACAGTGCGGCCCTTGGCGTCGCGCGGCGGCAGCTTGGTCGCGTCGACCAGGGGCAGCTTTGCCGCCTTCCAGGCTTCGAAGCCGCCCTCCAACGTCTCGGCGGGGATGCCGAGCTGCCTGAGCCAGGCCGCCGTGCCCTGCGCGAGCTTTGCGCCGCGCAGGCAGGAGACGATTGCCGTGCGGCCGGCGAAGTCACCGCCCCAGTCCGGGACATTGTCGTGGCTGAGCTTGATCGAGCCGGGAATCAGCCGCCGGTCGGCGGCAAAATCCTCGTCCGTCCGCACGTCGATCAGGGCAGGGGCGTTTGCCGTGCCGATCAGCCGTGCCAATTTGTCAGAAGATATCGTTGTGTAGGAAGACATGATGCGCCCTCGTAAAATCAAACGGGACGCGATACTTGGGCATGTCGCCTCGTGGGGAGATCGCTCAAATCCCCATGAGCGGCATTACAGCGAAACCGCGCCGGGCTGTCAATCGGCTCGTTTCCTTGATTTTGTCCTGATGTCCCGCAGGTCTATATTGCGGGTCAACGGACCGGACCTTTCGGAGAGCCTTCGATGCATTCCCATTCCATTGACCAATGGACCCATGACCACGCCTTCCTCGGCGACAAGCACGACGAGAATGAGCGGCGCACCTGGCTCGTGGTCGTCCTGACACTGGTCATGATGGTCGGCGAGATCGTCGCCGGCTCGCTGTTCGGCTCGATGGCGCTGCTCGCCGACGGCTGGCACATGGGCACGCATGCGGCAGCGCTCGGCATTGCCGCCTTCGCCTACCGCTTCGCGCGCCGGCACCTGGGGAACGCGCATTTCACCTTCGGCACCGGCAAATTCGGCGATCTCGCCGCTTTCTCCAGCGCGATCATCCTCGGCCTGATCGCGGTCGAGATCGCCTATGAGAGCGTGCTGCGGCTGATCAATCCGGTGTCGATCGTCTATGGCGAGGCCATTGCGGTCGCAGCGCTTGGCCTCTGCGTCAACCTCGCCAGCGCCTGGCTGTTGCGCGACAACCATGATCATCACCACCACGGCCATGATCACGGTCATGCGCATGACCACGACGATCACGATCACGACCACGACCACGACCATCACCACCATCATCACGACAACAACCTCCGCGCAGCCTATATCCATGTCATGGCTGATGCCGCGACCTCGGTGCTGGCGATCGGTGCGCTGCTGGTGGCGCGGTATTCGGGATGGGTCTGGGCCGATCCGGCGGTCGGCCTGATCGGCAGCGCCGTGATCGCGAGCTGGGCGTTCGGCCTGATCAGGAGCTCCGGCGCGGTCTTGCTCGATGTGCGCGCGGACGAGACGCTGGAGCGGACCATCCGCACGCGGATGGAGGTCGGCGACGACCGCGTCACCGACCTGCATCTGTGGCAGGTCGGCCCCGGCCATTGCGCCGTGCTGGTCTCGGTGGTGTCGGACCAGCCAAGGCAGCCGGCGGTCTACAAGCAGCGGCTCGCCGGATTGAGGGGGCTGAGCCACGTCACGGTCGAGGTCGAGACTTGTCCGCACTAGACCTTGTCCGCGCTAGACTTGCTCACACTGGACTTGCCCACACTGGACTTGCCCACATCAGACCTGCCCGCATTGATGTGATCGGCGGGGCCGGGAATTTTCACCCGCGGCCGGGTTTGGTCATCGGTATCGGCGCGCGCCCTCGCGCGTCACGGTCAAAAGGAACAACAACCATGCGTCGGGTCGGCCTTGTCCTCTCCGCCATCGCTCTCCTCCTGTCCGCCTCGGCGGCGTCCGCGCAGTCGGAAAAGCCGGGGGTCGAGAAGCTCTACATCATGAATTGCGGGGAGGGTGTTGCCGGCGACATCGGGCGCTGGTCGCCCGGGGTGAATGAAGGCCAGTCGATGGACTTCGTCGACACCTGCTATCTCATCAAGCACACGAAGGGCTGGTTCCTGTGGGACACCGGCATCCCCGATGCGGTCGCCGCGATGCCGAACGGGCTCACGCCGGCCGATCCGAAGGCCGTGACCTGGAAGCGGCCGAAGACGCTCGCCTCGCAGCTCGAGCAGATCGGCGTCAAGCCGGCCGACGTCAAGGCGATGGGTATCTCGCACACCCATCCCGACCATATCGGCAATGTCGAGATGTTCCCGCAGGCCATGCTCTACGTGCAGAAGGCCGAATATGACTGGCCGGGCGCCAACAACGAGCCGCGCTTCAAGCCCTCGCATCCGGTCGAGCTCCTGTCGGGCGACAAGGACGTGTTCGGCGACGGCAGCCTGACCATCCTCTCGACGCCCGGCCACACGCCGGGGCACCAGTCGCTGCTGGTGAAACTGCCGAAGACCGGCGCGGTGCTGCTGTCCGGCGACGCCGTCCACTTCAAGAGCAATTGGGAGAACCGGCGCGTTCCCGTCAACAATTTCAATAAAGACCAGACGGTCGCCTCGATGCAGAAGATCGCCGACACGCTCGACAAGGAAAAGGCGCAGCTCTGGATCAACCACGACAAGGCGCTGCGCGACAGCCAGAAGATGTCGCCGGAGTTTTACGAGTAGCTGCTGGCGGCACTCCTGTTGCCACACAGGTGGCAGCGGGCTGTGTGAGCGGCCCCTTCAATGCTCCGGACCAGGAGACGATTGTGGGGAGTGGGCTGGCGTTGCGATCGCGCTTGTCTCGAGCAGCTTGGGCGACGCGTCGCCGTGTTCGCCGGCATCTGGATTGCGACCAGCCAGGCGAAGCCGGCTTAGCTTTTCGGAGCGGTGACCTGCGGCGGGCTCGCGTCCGGCGTCTTCTTCGGCTTCAGCGTACCGGCATAGAACGAGACCAGCCACACCAGCATGATGGCGAGGAGATAGACGCCCCAGGCCTGAGGCGGCGTCATGGCCCAGCGCAGGAGGCCTTTGAACGAGCGGGGCGGGCGAGTGTCTTCGGTCATGGTGCGCTTGTGCGCGAAAGCGGCAGCGGGGTCAATCCGGCCGCGGCGCGAGGCGGATCAAGAACAGCGCGGCCAGCGCCGACAGGCTGAGCGCTGACGAGACCATCAGCACCTTGGCGCCCATGACGTCGATCAGCAGGCCGAAGGCCAGCGGCGCCACCGCCTGCGCCATCCGCGCCGGCGCGCCGATGATACCGAGGCGGTAGCCAAAATCCTTCGGGCCGAAGATCGAGAGCGGCAGCGTGCCGCGTGCGATCGTCAGGATGCCGTTGCCGGAGCCGTGCAGCAGCGCAAAGGCGCTTGCGGCAGGGGCACTGAAAATGGCGATGACGGCAGCTCCAAGCGGATGCGTGAGGCAGGCAAGCCGCGTCGACCACAGCGGATGAAAGCGGCTGAGAAAACCCGCCTCGAGAATCCGCGCGGCCACTTGCGCCGGACCGATCAGCGCACCGGCCGCGATCGCCTCGACATGCGTCGCGCCCGTCGCCTCCAGGATGCGCGGGAAATGCACGGCCATGGCGCCGGTGACGGTCCAGACCGCGGCGAAGACGAAGGCGAGCATGATCATGGTGCGATCGAGCGGCAGATGCGGCTTTTCCGCCGTCGTCGCGGCCTGCTTCGCGCCCTTGATCGCAGGCAGCGTGAAGAAGTTGAGCGGCAGGCCGATCAGGATGTTGGCGGCCGCCCAGGCGAAACAGGTGTCGCGCCAGCCGATATGGGCGAGGCCCCAGGCGGTGAGCGGCCATCCGACCGTCGAGGCAAAGCCCGCCATCAGCGTGATGCCGGTGATCGAACCGCGTGCCTCGGTGCCATAGATGCGGCCAAGCGCCGCGAAGGCGGCGTCATAGAGCCCCATCGCCATGCCGATGCCGAGCACGAGCCAGGCGAACGACATGAGTGCCACCGACTGTGAGAACCCGAGCAGCACGAGGCCGGCGGCAATCGTCAGGTTCGAGGCCGACAGCACCTGCCGTCCGCCGACGAGATCGATCTGCCGCCCGATCCGCGGACCGAGCATGGCGGAGATCACCAGCGAGGCCGAGAACGCGCCAAAGATCCAGTTCGTGGAGATGCCGAGGTCATGCGCCATGGGATCGGCGACCAGCGCCGGCAGATAATAGCTCGAGGCCCAGGCCAGGGTCTGCGTGGTGCCGAGCGCCAGGATGATCGGAAGCTGGCGCTGGCTCATATCCTCGTATTTCTGGTCGCGGATGTCATCGGTTGCATTTGCGGCCCGCGGCGCGAGCGCGTCAACAGCGTCCGCGACATATTCGATCTGTTGCAGGCGGGAGCCTCGGATGGGCAGGATTCGCGCCCGGCCTTTCGCTCGTCACGAATGCACGCCATAATGGCGTATGCAAATGACCTCGCGCCTCGCGCTGATGAACTGGCTGACCGGCCAGGGGCTCACGGGCCTGCCCGAAAGCGAACTGCTCCGCGGCTTCTGCGAGCGCTGCCGCGCCGAAGGGCTGGAACTCTCGCGCGGGCTGGTCGTGATCGACACGCTGCATCCGATCTATGAGGGCCGCGGCTTCCGCTGGAGCGACCGTCCCAGCAACGAGAGCGACGTGTTCGAATACGGCTCGACCGCCGAAGGCGACGCCGCCAAGAGCTGGCGGCGCTCGGTGTTCTTCCACATGCTCGAGCATGGCCACGACGAGATGGTGATCGATCTGGCCGATGCGCCATCGATGGATTTCTCGCAGCTCGGCGAGCTCGTCGAGAAGGGCCACAAGCATTATCTCGCCTTCGTGCACCGCTTCGGCGAGAACGGCGCGCTCGGCCTGATGGATTGTCTCTATTCCTGCTGGACCACGCGCCGCGACAGCGGATTTTCCGAGCCGGAGCTCGCCGCTCTACGCGATCTCGTGCCGGTGCTGGGGCTCGCGATCAAGTCGGGGCAGCAGGTCGATATCGCGCGCACGCTCGGCCGGGTCTATCTCGGCCGCGGCGCCTCCGAGCAGGTGCTGGGCGGCCGCATCTCGCGCGGCGTCACCGAGCGCATCAACGCCGTGCTGTGGTATTCCGATTTGCGCGGCTCGACCGGGATCAGCGAGAGCATCGGGCCGGACGAGATCATCCCGTTCCTCAACGATTATGCCCAGGCCGTGATCGACGCGATCCACGACGCCGGCGGCGACGTGCTGAAGCTGATCGGCGACGGCGTGCTGGCGATGTTCACCGGCGAGGACATGGCGGATGCCAGGCGCGCCGGGTTACGCGCCGAACACCTGTTCCGCAAGAACGTCACGGCGCTGAACGCGCGCCGGACGGCTGATGGCCGTCCCACCACGTCCGCCTATATCGGGCTGCATGTCGGCGAAGTCTTTTACGGCAATATCGGCAGCGAGGACCGGCTGGATTTCACCGTGGTGGGCCCGACCGTGAACGAGGTCAGCCGCATCGCCTCGATGAGCCGCTCGGTCGACCGCGAGCTGCTGGCATCGGCCGAGTTCTACAAGGGACTCGATGCCGCCGGCCGCCGCTATCTCGTCTCCACCGGCCGCTACGCGTTGCGCGGCATCGGCCGCGCGCAGGATCTCTACACGCTCGATCCCGAGGTCGACAGCAACGAGCCGGTGACCGGCGCCTATGAGCGCTATCTGGCGAGCTAGCACCGCGCAGTCACTGTGTCCCCCACCATGTCCGGCTGCCGATCCAGCGCCACCGCAGGCGAGAGCCAGATGACCAGCGCCTGGACGCCGAACACGGCCGCCGCGAGATAGAGGCACGCTTCCGCGCTCCAGAAGCCGCCGACGATCGCGCCCAGTGCCGAGCCGAGCGGGCGGGCGCCATAGCTCATGATGTTGATGGCGGAGACGCGGCCGAGCAGGCGCGGCGGCGTCACGGACTGGCGCAGCGTCGTGGTCGAGATCACCCAGAGGATCGGCCCGACACCGAGCAGGAAGAAGCTCAAGGCCGCCAGCCAGGGCGAGGGGATCAGCACCGTCAGCGCCATCACGATTGCGGCGACGAAGCCGGTGACCGGGCCGAGGCCGACCACGATGCCGAAGGCGATGCGCGTCATCACGCGCGTGGCGAACAGCGCGCCGATCACCATGCCGACGCCATACATGGTCAGCACCGTGCCGACGCCGGCTGCGGTCAGGCCGAGATGGCGCACGGCATAGGGCACGAACACCGCAATCTGGAGGAACCAGCCGGTGTTGAAGATGAACTGGGTGATGAACACCGGGCGCAGCAGTGCGTGATGAAACACGAAGGCCGCGCCTTCGCGGATGTCCTGGAATGGATGCCGCCGCGGCGTCGGCGCGCGGGCGGGCTCGTAGATGCCGGAGAGCAGAACGACTGCAATCGCCGAGAGCGCGGCGGCAAAGCCGAAGGCGGGGCTTGCACCGAGCCAGCCGACCAGCGCGCCGCCGACCGCAGGTCCGCTGGCAAAGGCGATGGTGCGGGCAAGCTCGATCCGGGCATTGGCGGCCGGCAGCAGCTCCGCGCTCACCAGCGAGGGCACCAGCGCTGGCGCCGCCACGCTGTAGACGACGGTACCGCACACGGCCGTGAAGCCGAGCAGGGCCAGCAGCGACAGATTGAGCGCGCCGAA is part of the Bradyrhizobium commune genome and harbors:
- the chrA gene encoding chromate efflux transporter; translation: MDTRNLQAGADAGHGISFGEAFRVWLRVASLSFGGPAGQIAVMHRILVEEKNWISEGRFLHALNYCMLLPGPEAQQLATYVGWLMHRTAGGLMAGGLFILPGIIAIMGLSYVYAAFGNVSFVEALFFGLKAAVLAIVVEAVVRVGKRALKSRIMIALAAIAFVAIFFFAVPFPIIIIAAGVIGYVGARQGRPEFAPAGHGPSGGAAAIDSMLGEAVPDHVRPDTGRAIRVGAMWLALWLVPVIALLVGLGQANVFSQIALFFSKMALVTFGGAYAVLAYVAQQAVEHYHWLKPQEMLDGLGMAETTPGPLIMVLQFVGFMAAYRDPGGLSPMLAATLGGLLATWVTFTPCFLWIFLGAPYVELLRGNKGLAGALSAITAAVVGVILNLSIWFALHTLFHQTVPVHAFPFAFDMPVLTSVDVPALLLAIAAATAIFRFKLGMLTVLAGSCAAGVGLRLAGVI
- a CDS encoding chromate resistance protein ChrB domain-containing protein encodes the protein MSSYTTISSDKLARLIGTANAPALIDVRTDEDFAADRRLIPGSIKLSHDNVPDWGGDFAGRTAIVSCLRGAKLAQGTAAWLRQLGIPAETLEGGFEAWKAAKLPLVDATKLPPRDAKGRTVWVTRARPKIDRIACPWLIRRFVDPNAVFLYVAPSEVVAVGERFNAAPFDIENVFWSHRGELCTFDVMIEEFGIATPALLRLATLVRGADTARPDLAPEAPGLLAASLGLSRMYDDDLEQLEAGMLLYDAFYRWCRDATAETHNWPTNKVKA
- the dmeF gene encoding CDF family Co(II)/Ni(II) efflux transporter DmeF, coding for MHSHSIDQWTHDHAFLGDKHDENERRTWLVVVLTLVMMVGEIVAGSLFGSMALLADGWHMGTHAAALGIAAFAYRFARRHLGNAHFTFGTGKFGDLAAFSSAIILGLIAVEIAYESVLRLINPVSIVYGEAIAVAALGLCVNLASAWLLRDNHDHHHHGHDHGHAHDHDDHDHDHDHDHHHHHHDNNLRAAYIHVMADAATSVLAIGALLVARYSGWVWADPAVGLIGSAVIASWAFGLIRSSGAVLLDVRADETLERTIRTRMEVGDDRVTDLHLWQVGPGHCAVLVSVVSDQPRQPAVYKQRLAGLRGLSHVTVEVETCPH
- a CDS encoding N-acyl homoserine lactonase family protein encodes the protein MRRVGLVLSAIALLLSASAASAQSEKPGVEKLYIMNCGEGVAGDIGRWSPGVNEGQSMDFVDTCYLIKHTKGWFLWDTGIPDAVAAMPNGLTPADPKAVTWKRPKTLASQLEQIGVKPADVKAMGISHTHPDHIGNVEMFPQAMLYVQKAEYDWPGANNEPRFKPSHPVELLSGDKDVFGDGSLTILSTPGHTPGHQSLLVKLPKTGAVLLSGDAVHFKSNWENRRVPVNNFNKDQTVASMQKIADTLDKEKAQLWINHDKALRDSQKMSPEFYE
- a CDS encoding MFS transporter, which codes for MSQRQLPIILALGTTQTLAWASSYYLPALVADPMAHDLGISTNWIFGAFSASLVISAMLGPRIGRQIDLVGGRQVLSASNLTIAAGLVLLGFSQSVALMSFAWLVLGIGMAMGLYDAAFAALGRIYGTEARGSITGITLMAGFASTVGWPLTAWGLAHIGWRDTCFAWAAANILIGLPLNFFTLPAIKGAKQAATTAEKPHLPLDRTMIMLAFVFAAVWTVTGAMAVHFPRILEATGATHVEAIAAGALIGPAQVAARILEAGFLSRFHPLWSTRLACLTHPLGAAVIAIFSAPAASAFALLHGSGNGILTIARGTLPLSIFGPKDFGYRLGIIGAPARMAQAVAPLAFGLLIDVMGAKVLMVSSALSLSALAALFLIRLAPRPD
- a CDS encoding adenylate/guanylate cyclase domain-containing protein; protein product: MQMTSRLALMNWLTGQGLTGLPESELLRGFCERCRAEGLELSRGLVVIDTLHPIYEGRGFRWSDRPSNESDVFEYGSTAEGDAAKSWRRSVFFHMLEHGHDEMVIDLADAPSMDFSQLGELVEKGHKHYLAFVHRFGENGALGLMDCLYSCWTTRRDSGFSEPELAALRDLVPVLGLAIKSGQQVDIARTLGRVYLGRGASEQVLGGRISRGVTERINAVLWYSDLRGSTGISESIGPDEIIPFLNDYAQAVIDAIHDAGGDVLKLIGDGVLAMFTGEDMADARRAGLRAEHLFRKNVTALNARRTADGRPTTSAYIGLHVGEVFYGNIGSEDRLDFTVVGPTVNEVSRIASMSRSVDRELLASAEFYKGLDAAGRRYLVSTGRYALRGIGRAQDLYTLDPEVDSNEPVTGAYERYLAS
- a CDS encoding MFS transporter, translated to MPNTPRLPGTFNRLAWSNLAAQSAEQVALAAAPIVAVLTLGVAEGQTGLLQTALTLPFVLFAIPAGLLADRISRRALMAGAEALRAAALAAIVLLLAFGALNLSLLALLGFTAVCGTVVYSVAAPALVPSLVSAELLPAANARIELARTIAFASGPAVGGALVGWLGASPAFGFAAALSAIAVVLLSGIYEPARAPTPRRHPFQDIREGAAFVFHHALLRPVFITQFIFNTGWFLQIAVFVPYAVRHLGLTAAGVGTVLTMYGVGMVIGALFATRVMTRIAFGIVVGLGPVTGFVAAIVMALTVLIPSPWLAALSFFLLGVGPILWVISTTTLRQSVTPPRLLGRVSAINIMSYGARPLGSALGAIVGGFWSAEACLYLAAAVFGVQALVIWLSPAVALDRQPDMVGDTVTARC